A genomic window from Nosocomiicoccus massiliensis includes:
- a CDS encoding PD-(D/E)XK nuclease family protein: MIKVWTGISGAGKSKEMFRQINEKTDNDPLGHRIYIITPTQNTLTYEEILTTDEDKTYKGSLRTTVLSFSRFIWHVFNEIGHREKNHISEVGHIMLIHKILEQFEPDTLKYYKDSRQYIKFSQKLLKTIQEFINYDISAEDIESLTFKDNRTKEKYEDLVKVYRTWIDTIEDYSIENINLMPHFLEVLQTIDVNEVESLNHATIYIDGFHNFTELELQLIKTLTRFTDDITLLLMHSGDNLELFRKTENVIASLKREELFGSDGVKVIEFSHENYRANSEGLYEVERFLRKGTPINSNDGIKLIKAPNMRVEVEEVMRQIETLVRTKNVRYKDIGILYRDSNYIEVLRYYFEKFNIAYSVDQKYKMVQHPFIQFMMSVFNAYRQNFKRESIINIMKSGYLNYKNDDDALYFFENVILESGIDYKSGLFNDDLFRRFLETRDDGKELKLTEDDELKIKAMLDYKNRVLGALENLYAKLNDGAKAIDYIRTIYSFLEENGVLERLEQHIDDIDNKNRQNETEDAYNHFIGLLDDANIVYGEETVEFNIFVDNLMEGLLEAEFNLLPATLDEVTVGLLDLAKVENKKYIFMIGMNNNVMPMDMSHNDIITDEEKEAFELNDIQISPRDEVLRQDERFVFYHGVTRPTDGLFISYAVGNLKNEPTKISPFVEELKNASNMPVINPSLYGTRDVEYNISSINSMRDLLLEHLRNILNTPKEYKDTVTKGVKDKVFLETLQALKNDVNHKDIFNQLVRNLSYKNESEKIDISVATELYGDALSGSVSRFHSFYNCQFQHFMEYGLKLNQREEFKLEAVDLGNLYHSVIEDVLKNHFNYELREKTPSDINKAVTESVNTAVKNISHGIFEHTGYYRILKLKSIETITDVVINLQRYLEASNFNIQYLEEKFGHENDLFGAYQLETEKKNIVNLRGIIDRIDTNVREDGTYISLIDYKSSKTKDLDLKDVYLGTELQQFIYMNIIESNADKFGENVLPLTMMFYPVVTTKTSANNQTQNKLLTAKTPEKYEEMLKELKEDQLKPKGLIVVNENDVDYLEASTLDSLSPLLKAEADPRGYYKGFKSKGKVSGQSESRFLSIDMYERFKDYAVEKVKHAVDDIYDGNVKINPILEKGVLEPCRYCKFKSACNIDYMMNQRDFVDKDSQEVTEAVEKIKRGGEAVE, encoded by the coding sequence ATGATTAAAGTATGGACAGGTATAAGTGGTGCCGGTAAATCTAAAGAGATGTTTAGACAAATTAATGAGAAAACGGATAATGATCCACTTGGACATCGAATTTATATCATAACACCAACGCAAAACACTTTAACGTATGAAGAAATATTAACGACAGATGAAGATAAAACGTACAAAGGAAGTTTAAGAACGACAGTCTTAAGCTTCTCTCGTTTTATTTGGCATGTTTTTAATGAAATTGGACATCGAGAAAAAAATCATATTAGTGAAGTCGGACATATTATGCTTATACATAAAATCCTTGAGCAGTTCGAACCCGACACGTTAAAGTACTATAAAGATTCAAGGCAATATATAAAATTCTCGCAAAAGCTTTTAAAGACGATTCAAGAGTTTATTAACTATGATATTAGTGCTGAGGATATTGAAAGCTTAACGTTTAAAGATAACCGTACGAAAGAGAAGTATGAAGACCTCGTAAAAGTCTATCGTACATGGATCGATACAATTGAAGACTATTCAATTGAAAACATTAACTTAATGCCACATTTTTTAGAAGTACTACAGACAATCGATGTGAATGAAGTTGAAAGTTTAAATCATGCGACGATTTATATCGATGGGTTCCATAACTTTACAGAACTAGAACTTCAACTTATTAAGACGCTCACTCGATTTACTGATGACATTACACTTTTACTGATGCATAGCGGGGATAATTTAGAGCTCTTTAGAAAGACAGAAAACGTCATCGCTAGTTTAAAAAGAGAGGAATTGTTTGGTAGCGATGGAGTTAAAGTCATCGAATTTTCTCATGAAAACTATCGTGCAAACAGTGAGGGGTTATATGAAGTTGAACGTTTTCTACGTAAAGGTACACCGATAAATAGTAATGACGGCATTAAGCTTATAAAAGCACCGAATATGAGAGTCGAAGTCGAAGAAGTGATGCGACAAATCGAGACGCTCGTACGTACAAAAAATGTTCGATATAAAGATATCGGTATTTTATATCGAGATAGTAATTATATCGAAGTACTACGTTATTACTTTGAAAAGTTCAACATCGCATATTCTGTCGATCAAAAGTATAAAATGGTGCAACATCCATTTATACAATTTATGATGAGTGTATTTAACGCCTATCGTCAAAATTTTAAGCGTGAATCGATCATTAACATTATGAAAAGTGGTTATTTAAATTATAAAAATGACGACGATGCATTATACTTTTTTGAAAACGTCATATTAGAATCTGGAATCGATTATAAATCCGGATTATTTAATGATGATTTATTTAGACGCTTTCTAGAAACACGAGACGACGGTAAAGAATTAAAACTCACTGAAGATGATGAACTAAAAATCAAAGCGATGCTCGACTATAAAAACAGAGTGCTCGGCGCATTAGAAAATCTTTACGCTAAATTGAACGACGGTGCAAAAGCGATTGATTACATCCGTACTATATATAGCTTTTTAGAAGAAAATGGTGTATTAGAACGACTCGAACAACATATCGACGATATTGATAACAAAAATCGTCAAAATGAAACTGAAGATGCGTACAACCACTTTATCGGTCTTCTAGATGACGCGAATATCGTATATGGAGAAGAAACGGTTGAGTTTAACATTTTTGTCGATAACTTAATGGAAGGTCTACTTGAAGCAGAATTTAATTTATTACCAGCAACACTCGATGAAGTTACTGTTGGATTACTGGACCTTGCGAAAGTAGAAAATAAAAAATATATATTTATGATCGGTATGAACAATAACGTCATGCCGATGGATATGAGTCATAACGATATTATCACTGACGAAGAAAAAGAAGCGTTTGAATTGAACGACATTCAAATCTCTCCAAGAGATGAAGTACTTCGTCAAGATGAGCGCTTTGTCTTTTATCATGGTGTGACGCGTCCAACGGATGGACTATTCATTAGCTATGCGGTAGGTAATTTAAAAAATGAGCCGACAAAAATTAGCCCGTTTGTTGAGGAGTTAAAAAACGCATCAAACATGCCGGTGATCAATCCGTCGTTATATGGTACTCGAGATGTGGAATATAATATCTCCAGCATCAATAGTATGCGTGATTTACTCCTTGAGCACTTAAGAAATATTTTAAACACACCGAAAGAATATAAAGATACAGTGACAAAAGGTGTTAAAGATAAAGTATTTTTAGAAACACTTCAAGCGCTTAAAAATGACGTTAATCATAAAGACATATTTAATCAGTTAGTGAGAAATTTATCGTATAAAAACGAAAGTGAAAAAATCGATATATCAGTCGCAACAGAATTATACGGTGATGCTTTAAGTGGGTCTGTCTCGCGATTTCATAGCTTTTATAATTGCCAGTTCCAACATTTTATGGAGTATGGTTTAAAACTCAATCAGCGAGAAGAATTTAAACTTGAAGCGGTAGACCTCGGTAACTTATACCACTCAGTTATAGAAGATGTGTTGAAAAATCATTTTAACTATGAACTTCGTGAAAAAACACCATCTGATATTAACAAAGCAGTAACAGAGTCTGTGAATACTGCAGTTAAAAATATTTCTCACGGTATATTTGAACATACGGGATACTATAGAATATTAAAACTAAAAAGTATTGAGACAATCACAGATGTCGTGATTAACTTACAACGTTATTTAGAGGCATCGAATTTTAACATTCAATATTTAGAAGAAAAATTCGGTCACGAAAACGATTTGTTTGGTGCGTATCAACTCGAGACTGAAAAGAAAAACATAGTAAATCTACGAGGAATTATCGACCGAATTGATACAAATGTACGTGAAGATGGTACTTATATCTCTTTAATCGATTATAAATCAAGTAAAACTAAAGATCTCGATTTAAAAGACGTATATCTCGGAACAGAACTTCAACAATTTATTTATATGAATATTATTGAGTCAAATGCTGATAAATTCGGAGAAAATGTACTGCCGTTAACGATGATGTTCTATCCAGTCGTAACTACAAAAACGAGTGCTAACAATCAAACGCAAAATAAATTATTGACTGCGAAAACACCTGAAAAGTATGAAGAGATGTTAAAAGAACTAAAAGAAGATCAGTTAAAACCAAAAGGGTTAATAGTTGTTAATGAAAACGACGTGGATTATTTAGAAGCATCGACTCTTGATAGTCTATCACCACTTTTAAAAGCGGAAGCTGATCCTAGAGGTTATTATAAAGGGTTTAAATCAAAAGGTAAGGTAAGTGGCCAATCAGAATCACGATTCTTATCCATTGATATGTATGAACGTTTTAAGGACTATGCGGTTGAGAAAGTAAAACATGCGGTTGATGATATATACGACGGTAATGTTAAAATAAACCCTATTTTAGAGAAAGGCGTGCTTGAACCTTGTCGTTATTGTAAATTTAAATCTGCATGTAACATCGACTATATGATGAACCAACGTGATTTTGTTGATAAAGATTCGCAAGAAGTAACTGAAGCAGTAGAGAAAATTAAGCGAGGAGGCGAGGCGGTTGAGTAA
- the addA gene encoding helicase-exonuclease AddAB subunit AddA: MSKQFTIDQQRAIDTRGSDVLVSAAAGSGKTAVLVERIITNILNDTYSIDEIFVSTFTNASAKDMKSKLGEALIDRLKNSTNDSEKKRLESQILKVNDAHISTLHSFCQFLIQNHYNTIGISPDMRTLSNEETTTLKNDVLDQILETHYQDNDENFVMLEEFLSTDKQNDYLKRAVLKLYNEAIATEHPLSFLEGLMDEWLDVEMLTEIYDRYKDKNLKIIEEALEAVDQLLEGLFSVHVDLDYNDAQIKKLQNLADEFKAIHLKVRNNTASSTEVNQKVLPRSTKVYKSIEDEADKNYISQLIDQTSEKRKAVIGLSVMTLDSFLEEMANMNGVRNTFIQLGVELIEAYGKRKRESNTMDFNDYEHYAIDILSRNDGEISKLYQNKFKEVMIDEYQDTNRVQESIIMRLKSGDAHDGNLFMVGDVKQSIYRFRQAEPKLFLEKMDAFQQENSGTLITLNKNFRSNIGVLETTNFIFKHLMDRDVGEIDYTDNEALHVGLEKNKTPIQTEIEGIVYLKGALSKEEAEINYVIKKILELREQNVDYKDIVILTPARQAIDTYHSKFKEYNIPLVYENNTGYFDTLEIRTMVNFISVIDNPLQDDHLVGLCRMPFFNFTNTDIAKIRVSDENKRGYFYKSLKNYDVDDETKEKIEFLLSELQLLQEEAKYRSVTSLLKYMYNRYDIIEFFAGLPSGDTRKANLNGLLIYSMEFMKRNHHSLYEFINYIQYLSDRNVDFGEEQVVSEEEDVVRVMTIHSSKGLEFKHVFLVNNQRSLRSRDLNDSILVHPMYGVSMKTYDATHKLIQSNLHYEYMKDMLHKEDISERLRLLYVALTRAEECLYIPLLKDESLEEFESYQEENASFLDLFEIKDIDVDSIEPNVPLPKEFRLNASDYRTLLAPILFANKDNPYFKTSMYYDNGEATAEVTERLSLDDLFDLTDSVYPSPEIIERLNYQYKGGDDYLESVKDSVTEIKRRNETIDETAELRTDIYKKEVRLRKPAFLDDTKDAPIFGTIMHEVMVQVVHRIDSIIQSDNKESLVRAIVHNYTQDLEYVTEENRARMTEYGLRFVEDKTIQSIFKESLQNYTELPFIMSQKTIDISDVNGKMVQGIVDCLVKHDDRYIIIDYKTDRVTNESEADLIERYSVQMDIYRRSIEHALNAQVDVYLYYFNYGVLNVYDCQKG, translated from the coding sequence TTGAGTAAACAATTTACGATAGATCAGCAACGTGCGATTGATACAAGAGGTAGCGACGTATTAGTGTCTGCAGCAGCAGGAAGTGGTAAAACAGCTGTCCTCGTCGAGCGTATTATTACGAATATATTAAACGATACATATTCTATCGATGAAATATTCGTATCGACATTTACAAACGCAAGTGCGAAAGATATGAAATCAAAGCTCGGAGAAGCATTAATTGATCGCTTAAAAAACTCGACAAACGATAGCGAAAAGAAACGTTTAGAAAGTCAGATATTAAAAGTAAATGATGCACATATTAGTACGCTACATAGCTTTTGTCAGTTTTTAATTCAAAACCATTACAATACGATTGGTATTTCTCCAGACATGCGCACGTTATCTAACGAAGAAACGACGACGTTAAAAAATGATGTATTAGATCAAATTCTTGAAACACATTATCAAGATAACGATGAAAATTTTGTAATGCTTGAGGAGTTTTTATCTACAGATAAACAAAACGATTATTTAAAAAGAGCAGTATTAAAGTTATATAACGAAGCGATTGCGACAGAACATCCACTTTCATTTTTAGAAGGGCTAATGGACGAGTGGTTAGATGTCGAAATGTTAACAGAAATTTACGACCGCTATAAAGACAAAAACTTAAAAATAATCGAAGAAGCACTTGAAGCGGTAGACCAGCTGCTAGAAGGTTTATTTTCAGTACATGTGGACTTAGATTATAACGATGCACAAATTAAAAAATTACAAAACCTCGCGGATGAATTTAAAGCCATCCATTTAAAAGTTAGAAATAACACTGCATCTTCAACAGAAGTAAATCAAAAAGTGCTTCCTAGAAGTACTAAAGTATATAAGAGTATCGAAGATGAAGCGGATAAAAACTATATTAGTCAACTGATTGATCAAACGAGTGAAAAGCGAAAAGCTGTTATAGGATTAAGCGTTATGACGTTAGATTCATTTTTAGAAGAAATGGCAAATATGAACGGTGTACGGAATACTTTTATACAGCTCGGAGTGGAATTAATTGAAGCGTATGGTAAACGTAAACGTGAATCGAACACGATGGACTTTAACGATTACGAACACTATGCGATTGATATTTTATCTCGTAACGATGGAGAGATTAGTAAACTGTATCAGAATAAGTTTAAAGAAGTGATGATCGATGAGTACCAAGATACAAATAGAGTACAAGAATCGATTATTATGCGTTTAAAATCTGGTGATGCGCACGATGGAAACTTATTTATGGTTGGAGACGTTAAACAATCGATTTACAGATTCCGTCAAGCAGAACCTAAACTCTTTTTAGAAAAGATGGATGCGTTCCAACAAGAAAATTCTGGTACGTTAATTACTTTAAACAAAAACTTCCGTTCGAATATCGGCGTGTTAGAAACGACGAACTTTATCTTTAAGCATCTCATGGACCGGGATGTCGGTGAAATCGATTATACGGATAACGAAGCGTTACACGTTGGTCTAGAGAAAAATAAAACGCCAATCCAAACAGAAATTGAAGGCATCGTATATTTAAAAGGTGCACTGTCTAAGGAAGAAGCAGAAATTAATTATGTCATCAAGAAAATCTTAGAGTTACGCGAACAAAACGTCGATTATAAAGATATCGTTATTTTAACGCCAGCACGACAAGCCATCGATACGTATCATAGTAAATTTAAAGAATATAACATACCGTTAGTATACGAAAATAACACGGGGTATTTTGACACGCTTGAAATACGTACGATGGTGAACTTTATTTCAGTGATTGATAACCCGCTTCAAGACGATCATTTAGTTGGTCTATGTCGTATGCCTTTCTTTAATTTTACAAATACAGATATTGCTAAAATACGAGTTAGCGATGAAAACAAACGTGGATATTTCTATAAGTCATTAAAAAATTATGATGTAGACGATGAAACAAAAGAAAAAATTGAATTTCTTTTATCAGAATTACAGTTGTTACAAGAAGAAGCGAAATATCGTTCGGTCACATCGTTATTAAAATATATGTACAACAGATACGATATTATCGAATTCTTCGCGGGACTTCCGAGTGGTGATACACGTAAGGCAAATTTAAATGGACTACTCATTTATAGTATGGAATTTATGAAACGAAACCACCATTCACTGTATGAATTTATAAACTATATTCAATACTTATCAGATCGTAATGTTGATTTTGGTGAGGAGCAAGTCGTAAGTGAGGAAGAAGATGTCGTTAGAGTAATGACGATTCACTCATCTAAAGGATTAGAATTTAAGCACGTCTTTTTAGTGAATAATCAGCGCAGTTTAAGAAGTCGTGATTTAAATGATTCGATACTCGTTCACCCGATGTATGGTGTGTCGATGAAAACTTATGACGCGACTCATAAACTTATACAGTCTAACTTACATTATGAATATATGAAAGATATGCTTCATAAAGAAGATATTTCAGAAAGACTTCGCTTATTATATGTTGCATTAACACGAGCAGAAGAATGTTTATATATCCCATTATTAAAAGACGAATCTTTAGAGGAATTCGAATCTTATCAAGAAGAAAACGCATCGTTTTTAGACTTGTTTGAAATTAAAGACATTGACGTCGATTCAATAGAACCGAACGTACCACTACCAAAAGAATTCAGGTTAAACGCTAGTGATTATAGAACATTACTCGCTCCAATTTTATTTGCGAATAAAGACAATCCATACTTTAAGACATCTATGTATTACGATAATGGAGAAGCGACTGCTGAGGTGACAGAACGTTTATCGCTCGATGACTTATTTGATTTAACGGATAGCGTGTATCCTTCACCAGAAATTATTGAACGACTCAATTATCAATATAAAGGTGGAGACGACTATTTAGAGAGTGTCAAAGACTCTGTCACTGAAATCAAACGCAGAAACGAAACAATCGATGAAACCGCAGAGTTAAGAACGGACATTTACAAAAAAGAAGTTCGACTTAGAAAGCCTGCATTTTTAGATGACACAAAAGATGCACCGATTTTCGGGACGATTATGCATGAAGTGATGGTACAAGTCGTTCATCGAATAGATTCAATCATTCAAAGTGACAATAAAGAAAGTTTAGTACGTGCAATCGTACATAACTACACACAAGATTTAGAATATGTGACTGAAGAAAACAGAGCACGCATGACGGAGTATGGATTACGATTTGTTGAAGATAAAACGATACAATCTATATTTAAAGAGTCTCTACAAAACTATACAGAATTACCATTTATAATGAGTCAAAAAACGATCGATATTAGCGATGTAAATGGTAAGATGGTACAAGGTATTGTAGACTGCTTAGTGAAACATGATGATCGTTATATTATTATTGACTACAAAACGGATCGAGTTACAAATGAATCAGAAGCAGATTTAATAGAACGATACAGTGTTCAAATGGATATATATAGACGTTCAATTGAACACGCACTAAACGCACAAGTAGATGTGTACTTATATTATTTCAATTATGGAGTGTTAAATGTCTATGACTGTCAAAAAGGATAA
- a CDS encoding DUF418 domain-containing protein, which yields MSMTVKKDNALIGFTIIFTMFAVGIYYLLPIIYVNPYEYLYGRELRSFQLYHLIFSGVMIPLLSLVTGLIISRQEYDKVTVLKRLSLVFLVLLGCSVLFNGFIILFVIPLSGMVVLFFRENSLIISLITAVILLILYLVVWTIIPALTSVSTNDIIYSSIQQLNNYLGVYREKDIISMIELNVSSIRAMDFFSLFMFVSLPLTFIGSILGRIDIEKYFKTKGFILTLVVLTSALFIKMIEVLSLGSRSGKLIGENIGGMMLGFALFLTIILLVEQAPKFATLLFEIPGKYVLFLFIVFNFLMSIIFYGIGFNYYGEVTVATLVLIIFIILIVLYALMHILNKFNITLLEIFKNKR from the coding sequence ATGTCTATGACTGTCAAAAAGGATAATGCACTCATTGGTTTTACAATTATTTTTACAATGTTTGCCGTTGGAATTTATTATTTACTCCCGATTATTTACGTAAATCCTTACGAGTATTTATATGGTAGAGAGCTGAGATCATTTCAGCTCTACCATTTAATATTTAGTGGGGTAATGATACCACTTCTGTCTCTTGTGACGGGGTTAATCATTTCAAGACAAGAATATGATAAGGTAACCGTCTTAAAACGATTATCTCTAGTATTTTTAGTGTTACTTGGATGTAGTGTATTATTTAATGGTTTTATTATATTATTTGTCATCCCATTAAGTGGTATGGTCGTTTTATTCTTTAGAGAAAATTCATTAATAATTAGCTTAATCACAGCTGTTATATTATTAATTTTATATTTAGTCGTTTGGACAATTATACCAGCGTTAACGTCCGTTTCAACAAATGATATTATATACTCAAGCATCCAGCAACTGAATAATTATCTCGGAGTATACCGTGAAAAAGATATCATTTCGATGATTGAATTAAACGTATCTTCCATCCGTGCAATGGATTTCTTTAGTCTGTTTATGTTCGTCTCATTACCACTTACATTTATCGGTAGTATTTTAGGACGTATCGATATCGAGAAATACTTTAAAACAAAAGGGTTTATTTTAACGCTTGTTGTATTAACGAGTGCACTTTTTATAAAAATGATCGAAGTATTAAGTTTAGGCAGTAGAAGTGGAAAGCTGATTGGGGAAAATATTGGTGGTATGATGCTCGGATTTGCATTATTCTTAACGATAATATTACTCGTCGAACAAGCACCTAAATTCGCGACGCTACTGTTTGAAATTCCTGGGAAATACGTGTTGTTTTTATTTATCGTATTTAACTTTTTAATGAGCATCATTTTTTACGGAATCGGTTTTAATTATTACGGAGAAGTCACAGTGGCAACGCTCGTTTTAATTATATTTATAATACTCATCGTATTATATGCGCTCATGCACATATTAAATAAATTCAATATTACACTATTAGAAATTTTTAAAAATAAACGTTAG
- a CDS encoding fumarylacetoacetate hydrolase family protein, with protein sequence MKFLSFTYKGNPTYGVKVKREDSAWSLPKLFEQFGEEKEYPKTLLEGITTYNTLDFQEIVRTLVEKAEADDNNHLYKAPFNEIEFLPPVAPPNNLICFGRNYKKHADELNNEVSLTVFTKANSSLVGDEGTIESFSDVTDELDYEGELGIVIGKEAHNVQPHLALDYVYGYTIVNDITARDLQKSFKQFFLGKSLAAPVGPYIVTKDELPNLNNVSIVTKVNDEIRQDGNTRDMILSVEDIIAEVSKYVKLLPGDIIATGTPEGVAAGMEHPDFLESGDAVRVSINGIGTLTTYIK encoded by the coding sequence ATGAAATTTTTATCATTTACTTATAAAGGCAATCCGACTTACGGAGTGAAAGTGAAAAGAGAAGATAGTGCTTGGAGCTTACCAAAACTATTTGAACAATTTGGAGAAGAAAAAGAATATCCAAAAACTTTACTTGAAGGAATCACGACGTATAATACGTTAGATTTCCAAGAAATCGTACGTACTTTAGTTGAAAAAGCTGAAGCGGACGATAATAACCATTTATACAAAGCACCGTTTAACGAAATTGAATTTTTACCACCAGTTGCACCACCAAACAACCTGATTTGTTTCGGTCGTAACTATAAAAAACACGCAGATGAGTTAAATAATGAAGTATCACTGACTGTATTTACGAAAGCAAATTCAAGTTTAGTTGGTGATGAAGGTACAATCGAGTCATTTAGTGACGTCACTGACGAGTTAGACTATGAAGGTGAACTTGGTATTGTAATCGGTAAAGAAGCGCATAACGTTCAACCACACTTAGCCCTAGATTACGTGTACGGTTATACGATTGTAAACGACATCACAGCACGTGATTTACAAAAATCATTCAAACAATTTTTCTTAGGGAAAAGTTTAGCAGCACCAGTTGGTCCATATATCGTGACTAAAGATGAATTACCGAACTTAAATAACGTATCGATCGTTACAAAAGTGAACGATGAGATTCGTCAAGACGGAAATACACGTGATATGATTCTATCTGTTGAAGATATTATTGCAGAAGTTTCTAAGTACGTGAAACTGTTACCTGGAGATATTATCGCAACAGGAACTCCAGAAGGAGTTGCAGCAGGAATGGAGCACCCTGATTTCTTAGAGTCAGGCGATGCGGTTCGAGTATCAATTAATGGAATTGGTACGTTAACAACTTATATTAAATAA
- a CDS encoding YisL family protein gives MLHLHLTAIALAFVLFLITYFSYKGNPTSENRRAFILHMTLRLFYIIVLFSGVMIFIQNLSIIGNISNGHMMYGLKALLGLGAIALMEMTLVREKKETNVQMLLIIAIVVIIVTVLLGSYLPLGVL, from the coding sequence ATGTTACATTTACACTTAACAGCAATTGCGCTCGCTTTTGTATTATTTCTAATTACGTATTTTTCATACAAAGGAAATCCTACATCTGAAAATCGTAGAGCGTTTATTTTACACATGACACTAAGACTGTTTTACATTATCGTACTATTTAGTGGTGTAATGATTTTCATTCAAAACTTAAGTATCATTGGTAACATAAGTAACGGTCATATGATGTATGGTCTAAAAGCATTACTCGGACTTGGAGCGATTGCTCTAATGGAAATGACACTTGTTCGCGAGAAAAAAGAAACGAACGTACAAATGCTTTTAATTATCGCGATCGTTGTAATTATCGTTACAGTTCTACTTGGTTCTTACTTACCATTAGGTGTTTTATAA